A genomic segment from Pectinophora gossypiella chromosome 27, ilPecGoss1.1, whole genome shotgun sequence encodes:
- the LOC126379020 gene encoding histone H2A, whose protein sequence is MSGRGKGGKVKGKVKSRSNRAGLQFPVGRIHRLLRKGNYAERVGAGAPVYLAAVMEYLAAEVLELAGNAARDNKKTRIIPRHLQLAIRNDEELNKLLSGVTIAQGGVLPNIQAVLLPKKTEKKA, encoded by the coding sequence ATGTCCGGTCGCGGCAAAGGTGGTAAAGTAAAGGGCAAGGTCAAGTCCCGTTCCAACCGTGCCGGTCTACAGTTCCCCGTGGGTCGTATTCACAGGCTGCTCCGCAAGGGAAATTACGCCGAGCGCGTCGGTGCCGGTGCTCCGGTGTATCTCGCCGCCGTGATGGAATACCTGGCCGCCGAAGTTCTCGAGTTGGCCGGTAACGCCGCACGCGACAACAAGAAGACCAGAATCATACCGAGACACTTGCAGCTGGCGATCAGGAATGACGAGGAGTTGAACAAGCTCCTGTCTGGCGTTACCATCGCCCAGGGTGGTGTGCTGCCCAACATCCAAGCGGTGCTCCTTCCCAAGAAGACCGAGAAGAAGGCTTAA
- the LOC126378997 gene encoding uncharacterized protein LOC126378997: MDQIYEDEILAEEEPKAWFNPISYVLSFLAQWGWFLVLGGAAVGVVSHRALQVYRRRLQAKEDAQHHKDDGEDPRMEALRRARERQQSLLETQSQRQREIDEQRQEQKRLEKLERLKKYGAATEGRRLGAADDDGYLPLSGGASTSSYRPPKKSKCPGGGCGR, from the exons ATGGATCAAATTTACGAAGACGAGATCCTGGCGGAGGAGGAGCCGAAGGCGTGGTTCAATCCCATTAGCTATG TGCTGTCATTCCTGGCGCAATGGGGGTGGTTCCTGGtgctgggcggcgcggcggtggGCGTGGTGTCACACCGCGCGCTGCAGGTGTACCGGCGGCGGCTGCAGGCCAAGGAGGACGCCCAGCATCATAAAG ACGACGGCGAGGACCCCCGCATGGAGGCGCTGCGGCGCGCCCGCGAGCGGCAGCAGTCTCTCCTAGAGACACAGTCGCAGCGACAGAGGGAGATAGACGAACAG CGTCAAGAACAGAAGCGTTTGGAGAAGCTGGAGCGGCTGAAGAAATACGGCGCCGCGACGGAGGGCCGCCGGCTGGGCGCCGCGGACGATGACG GCTACCTCCCGCTGAGCGGCGGCGCGTCCACGTCTTCCTACCGCCCGCCCAAGAAGTCCAAGTGTCCGGGCGGCGGCTGCGGACGGTAG
- the LOC126378975 gene encoding histone H1B-like → MADTAVASEAPAPTTPAKKPKASAAGAGAKKPKAKPTHPKTSEMVNNAIKELKERSGSSLQAIKKYIAAQYKVDAEKLAPFIRKYLKSAVESGALIQTKGKGASGSFKLESKSSSGKKPASSKAAGAKPAAKPKKAAAAAASPKKAKKPAASSPAKAKSSAAAAATKDKKAAAAKKKPAAAKRAAAPAKAKSAAAPKAKKTAKPPTKKPKAPKPKKAAATPKSKAAAAKKASKK, encoded by the coding sequence ATGGCCGATACAGCAGTCGCATCCGAGGCTCCCGCACCGACGACGCCCGCGAAGAAGCCGAAGGcgtccgccgccggcgccggtgcTAAGAAGCCGAAGGCGAAGCCGACCCACCCGAAGACATCTGAAatggtaaacaacgccattaaaGAGTTGAAAGAACGAAGCGGGTCCAGCCTGCAGGCGATCAAGAAATACATCGCCGCCCAGTACAAGGTCGACGCTGAGAAATTGGCTCCGTTCATCAGGAAATATCTGAAGAGCGCCGTCGAATCCGGCGCCCTGATCCAGACCAAGGGCAAAGGTGCGTCCGGTTCGTTCAAGTTGGAATCAAAGTCCTCCTCCGGCAAGAAGCCGGCGTCCAGCAAGGCTGCGGGCGCCAAGCCCGCCGCTAAACCGAAGAAGGCAGCCGCCGCGGCCGCCTCGCCCAAGAAGGCCAAGAAACCGGCCGCTTCCTCGCCGGCCAAGGCTAAAtcgtccgccgccgccgccgccaccaagGACAAGAAGGCGGCCGCCGCCAAGAAGAAGCCCGCCGCGGCCAAGAGGGCCGCCGCTCCCGCAAAGGCGAAGAGCGCCGCCGCACCGAAAGCAAAGAAGACCGCCAAGCCGCCCACGAAGAAACCGAAGGCGCCGAAACCCAAGAAGGCCGCCGCTACGCCTAAATCTAAGGCCGCCGCAGCGAAGAAAGCGTCCAAGAAGTAA
- the LOC126378981 gene encoding histone H3 isoform X1, whose amino-acid sequence MARTKQTARKSTGGKAPRKQLATKAARKSAPATGGVKKPHRYRPGTVALREIRRYQKSTELLIRKLPFQRLVREIAQDFKTDLRFQSSAVMALQEASEAYLVGLFEDTNLCAIIIMTGRGKGGKGLGKGGAKRHRKVLRDNIQGITKPAIRRLARRGGVKRISGLIYEETRGVLKVFLENVIRDAVTYTEHAKRKTVTAMDVVYALKRQGRTLYGFGG is encoded by the exons ATGGCCCGTACCAAGCAGACAGCTCGTAAATCGACCGGTGGTAAGGCGCCGCGTAAACAACTCGCCACCAAGGCGGCTCGTAAGAGCGCACCAGCAACCGGTGGTGTCAAGAAGCCCCATCGCTACAGGCCCGGCACCGTCGCCCTCCGTGAGATCCGTCGTTACCAAAAGAGTACCGAATTGCTGATCCGCAAGCTGCCGTTCCAGCGTTTGGTGCGTGAGATCGCTCAAGATTTCAAGACTGATCTCCGTTTCCAGAGTTCCGCTGTGATGGCCCTCCAGGAGGCGAGCGAGGCATACCTCGTCGGTCTCTTCGAAGACACCAACCTTTGCGCTAT tataattatgacCGGTCGCGGTAAGGGAGGCAAAGGTCTGGGAAAGGGAGGAGCTAAGCGTCACAGGAAGGTACTCCGTGATAACATCCAAGGTATCACCAAGCCGGCCATCCGTCGTCTCGCCCGCAGAGGAGGCGTCAAGCGTATCTCCGGTTTGATATACGAGGAGACTCGTGGTGTCCTCAAGGTGTTCCTCGAGAACGTGATCCGCGACGCGGTCACTTACACCGAGCACGCCAAGAGGAAGACCGTCACTGCTATGGACGTCGTCTACGCTCTGAAACGTCAGGGCCGCACCCTCTACGGTTTCGGTGGTTAA
- the LOC126378981 gene encoding histone H4 isoform X2: MTGRGKGGKGLGKGGAKRHRKVLRDNIQGITKPAIRRLARRGGVKRISGLIYEETRGVLKVFLENVIRDAVTYTEHAKRKTVTAMDVVYALKRQGRTLYGFGG, from the coding sequence atgacCGGTCGCGGTAAGGGAGGCAAAGGTCTGGGAAAGGGAGGAGCTAAGCGTCACAGGAAGGTACTCCGTGATAACATCCAAGGTATCACCAAGCCGGCCATCCGTCGTCTCGCCCGCAGAGGAGGCGTCAAGCGTATCTCCGGTTTGATATACGAGGAGACTCGTGGTGTCCTCAAGGTGTTCCTCGAGAACGTGATCCGCGACGCGGTCACTTACACCGAGCACGCCAAGAGGAAGACCGTCACTGCTATGGACGTCGTCTACGCTCTGAAACGTCAGGGCCGCACCCTCTACGGTTTCGGTGGTTAA
- the LOC126379022 gene encoding histone H2B — translation MPPKTSGKAAKKSGKAQKNISKSDKKKKKHKRKESYAIYIYKVLKQVHPDTGISSKAMSIMNSFVNDIFERIAAEASRLAHYNKRSTITSREVQTSVRLLLPGELAKHAVSEGTKAVTKYTSSK, via the coding sequence ATGCCACCCAAGACAAGCGGAAAGGCAGCTAAGAAATCTGGCAAAGCCCAGAAGAACATCTCCAAGTCtgacaagaaaaagaagaagcacAAGAGGAAGGAGAGCTACGCCATTTACATCTACAAGGTGTTGAAACAAGTACACCCCGACACCGGTATCTCTAGCAAGGCCATGTCCATCATGAACTCGTTCGTGAACGACATCTTCGAGCGTATCGCCGCCGAAGCATCGCGTCTCGCTCACTACAACAAGCGTTCAACTATCACATCGAGGGAGGTGCAGACCTCCGTGAGGCTCCTTCTGCCCGGTGAGCTCGCCAAGCACGCAGTATCCGAGGGCACCAAGGCCGTAACCAAGTACACCAGCTCCAAGTGA